CTAATTGGGGAACTATGTTCGTTAATCTTCCCAAGCAATGTTCTCATATACTGGCTTCTGCAGTGGCCCGTTTATTCACCCCCAAGATTGCGGCTTTCTATGAAGAATTTTATCAGTCCAAAGGGGTGAAGTTTGTCAAAGGAACTGTCTTGACATCATTCGATTTTAACTCTGATGGGAAGGTATTAATAGTTCTTCTCTTTGCTtgtaaaaaaattctctctcaaaGTGAATTTTGCTAAGTATGCTATATATTACTATGTAAAGTCAAACGAAATGTTAAGTTGCGTAATGTGTTGTAACATTATAGTTTCACTTATTTGGTATATGTCGATATGAATTTAGTTGCTAAACAAGTCTCGGATAGGCTATGCGCCAGTTAGCCATTTCAATAACAGAAAACAATCTGAGACAAAACGTGTCAAATACGATGATATTTTCTTCATAAGTCTCCAACTGCATATTCTTATACTTGCACTGACCAGCTCTTTTATTAGGTCTGCGCTGTTAATCTTCGAGATGGAAGCAAGCTTCCTGCAGATATGGTTGTGGTCGGGATAGGGATTCGACCAAACACAAGTCTGTTTGAAGGCCAATTAACAATGGAAAAAGGGGGAATCAAGGTGAATGGCAAAATGCAATCGAGCAACAGCTCAGTCTATGCAATTGGGGATGTAGCTGCTTTTCCAGTCAAAATAGTCGGTGAAACGCGCAGGCTCGAGCACGTTGACTCTTCACGGAGGGCAGCAAGGCACGTTGTTTCAGCCATCATCGTACCTGAAAAGACGGGCGAATTTGACTATCTACCCTTCTTCTACTCGAGGGTCTTCACTCTGTCCTGGCAGTTTTATGGCGACAATGCAGGCGAAGTTGTCCATTTCGGAGACTTCAGTGGAAACACTTTTGGAGCGTACTGGATGAACAAAGGCCATTTGGTCGGATCTTTCCTCGAGGGTGGAACGAAGGAACAGTACGAGGCGTTAGCCCAGGCCACGAGGCTGAAACCAAAAATCGAAGACTTGGCTGAGCTCGAGAGCCAAGGGTTGGAATATGCCTTTAACGTAATCCAGAAACCTCCGTCTCCGCGCCCAGCAGAAGTGGGTGGTGGCTCCACTCTCGTCCTCGACAAACCACTGCACGTCTGGCATGCTACCACGGGAGTTATCGTTGCTGCGTCCGTGGCGGCCTTTGCATACTGGTACGGAAGAAAGCGCAAGAGGTGGTGAAAATATGGCCTTGTACTTCTTTGAAGATTCATTATTGTATAATGCACTTCACCTGTTGTAGCATTTTGTATGTCAAGAGAAAAAGCTGAATACTCTCTGTGCAATTTACTCTCATTTGGAAAAGGGCGAAAGTGTTAAATCCTTAATATTATTTGCAAAAATTAGTTTCAGAATTATTTTACTTCTCATTTTggataataaataagataagtCCCACATCTCGATTGTAGCTAAACAAGCTGTTTGAGTGAGTTGAGAAAGAAGATAACGTAGATGGTGTAAAAGAAGAAATGGTTTCATCAAGATCAAGATCAAGATCAAGATCAAGCGGTTACTAACTAATTGGGGTTTACATTACTCCCGAGATACCATAAAATTCTCTACGCAATTTCTCTTCCAATTCACTTTCGCTCTCTGTAAACTTCTCTTTCTTCTCCGCATTTCACAAAACATAACTTCCTTCTTTTCTCACCTACTCTCTCTGAACATGAATCATAACTACCTCTTGGCGGTTGTGGCGATCGCAGCTGCGGCTGTCATTCTTGTTTCCAGACGAAGCGTCAACGGAGACCGCGCCGCCGAGCCCAACGACGGAGACGGCGAAGTGGATCCCCCTCCTGCCGTCGCAGTCCCCACGCATGCCGAAAATATCGCAAAAGCCACAGAGAAAGTTGCAGAAGCACGGGCTGCCTTGGAAGCAGCTAAGGTTGCCAATGACCCCGCCATAACCTGCGCATCTGAAACAACCACCTTCACCGCCGGCGCTGTTGCAATAATGCTCCTCACCGCTAATCTTGATGTTATCCAAAGAAAGGTACCCATCGCCGCTCATTGCGCCCTGGCGGAGAAAAGGGTCCGCGACGCGGCCTTTGGAGTGCACGTCGGCGTCACCGCAGCCCGCGACAAAATTGACGAGGCCCGAGCTGCGGCCAATGCTGCTTCGAATGCTCTCGATGGAATCTTCAACGTCGACGCTTCCCCTGATCCCCATCTTGCGGCATACCTTGGTATTGCATTTGACCCCACCGTCATAGACCCCTCGCCCGCCGAAGTCGAAGAAGGCTCGCTCATTGCACAATCCGTGGAGGACATTGAAAAAGATGCCGAAGATCTCACCCGCGATGTCAACGACCTCAATAATATGGTGGCGATCAACGTCAACATGGCCACCCTAGCAGCTGATACAGCTCTCACTATAGCTGCCACCAGTATAGCAGCCACCGCGGCCGTGAGAATCACACACGCCCCCATCCGAGCCCACGACGGCGTCGTCGAAGCCCGCAACGCGGTTGTCCAAAACCTCGGCACTAGTGAGGTCTTCCGGGCTGTCATGGCCTATGCCGCAGCGGTGGCCACCGCTGAAGCGGCCGATGAAGAAATAGGATAAAATTGACTACATGTACTTACTTTGACGAATAGGAGATATTGACTATGTACTTGCAATTTCCAAATATTCTCCTTTCTAAAtccatatttcttttaaaaaatatcattttataatgtgaATATTCTGATTTTGGTTTATCCGAATTAACAAGATTTGAGATTatcaaaaacaaattgatggaatatataaaactttaatttatgtaacaagattattttgtttcactttattataaaaatggtTTGGTCAATTTTTGGGGCAAAATcactttataataaaaatggttCATGTCTGAATTCTTCTTAATGGAATCCTCATTTTcacattttgattaatttcagCAACAGTATTACTGAGTTGTGTTCTTATAAATTTGCTGCTTAAATCCCATAACTTGGTTTAGATTTCTAACAACACAAAAATGAGCATATAATTAACAAACTAGTTCACTTTCAAATGTAAGTATAACTACATGATCAAAGAGAAGGGGAAGTGAGTAGGAGGGAGGCTGAGCCACAAATAAACAGCCGTAACTTGCACCTTCACATAAGGAATGACTTTAAGGGTAGAAGAGCTTTGCTGCAGCATTCCATGCAGTCACCACCAATGCAAAGATCATAACTCTCAGATAAATCTCCAACCTCATTCTCGCTTTCTAAAggacaaaaacaaaaaacattatGAGTTCCTCAACTGCGGCAAAAATAGTATCAGCAAACATAATCTTCCTTGCTCATTTAATGAAGCTGTCCATGCATTAGCATACATCCATCatcacaaaattttgatatttatactTCCATAGTTCCAGATAACCAATTCAAAAGCAGTAGCACAAAGTGCTCACCAGATCGTGTGAGGATGCTTTTAATTCAGACAACACAGTGGCTGAGTCTCCACGGATAGGGCAGTTGAAAACCTGAAGTACCCATCATATAAACAATTATATAGCATCTAATTGATAGGTCTCCAAAGAAAATTGatcaatttaatattagaGCTTTCAGAATGGAAGGTGGGGGCACTGGGGAAATCAGGTAATGTGTTCTTTAGATTACTTATTGCAAATCCAGCAAAAGTTAGACCACTTTCTACTGTGTCACGCTCTAAGCTCCGCGCTTCACTAACCTTCAGATCAGTAACAAACGTGGCATTAACAAAAAACAGACAACTTTGACGggtttatattttgaaatggtACAAGTTTGGATATACAAAGTACAAGAATGGGAAATATGGCTAGGGTGCAAAGAAAGTTTTCTTACTGTCATATCTGGAAGGGACTTGTAAGCCAAAGCCAAAACACGAGACCCGTGTG
The genomic region above belongs to Salvia hispanica cultivar TCC Black 2014 chromosome 3, UniMelb_Shisp_WGS_1.0, whole genome shotgun sequence and contains:
- the LOC125212907 gene encoding monodehydroascorbate reductase 4, peroxisomal isoform X1, whose product is MGRAFVYVIIGGGVAAGYAAHEFVQAGVSSGELCIISEEPVAPYERPALSKGYLLPEAPARLPSFHCCVGTNGERLAPKWYNENGIELILGTRVKSADVRRKTLLTATGETISYKYLIVATGARVLKLFCFYILALKLEEFGVNTLDAPNVCYLRDVADADRLVDVMQSRSGGQAVVIGGGYIGMECAASLVINNLNVTMVFPEAQCMARLFTPKIAAFYEEFYQSKGVKFVKGTVLTSFDFNSDGKVCAVNLRDGSKLPADMVVVGIGIRPNTSLFEGQLTMEKGGIKVNGKMQSSNSSVYAIGDVAAFPVKIVGETRRLEHVDSSRRAARHVVSAIIVPEKTGEFDYLPFFYSRVFTLSWQFYGDNAGEVVHFGDFSGNTFGAYWMNKGHLVGSFLEGGTKEQYEALAQATRLKPKIEDLAELESQGLEYAFNVIQKPPSPRPAEVGGGSTLVLDKPLHVWHATTGVIVAASVAAFAYWYGRKRKRW
- the LOC125212907 gene encoding monodehydroascorbate reductase 4, peroxisomal isoform X3; translated protein: MGRAFVYVIIGGGVAAGYAAHEFVQAGVSSGELCIISEEPVAPYERPALSKGYLLPEAPARLPSFHCCVGTNGERLAPKWYNENGIELILGTRVKSADVRRKTLLTATGETISYKYLIVATGLEARRVWDVMQSRSGGQAVVIGGGYIGMECAASLVINNLNVTMVFPEAQCMARLFTPKIAAFYEEFYQSKGVKFVKGTVLTSFDFNSDGKVCAVNLRDGSKLPADMVVVGIGIRPNTSLFEGQLTMEKGGIKVNGKMQSSNSSVYAIGDVAAFPVKIVGETRRLEHVDSSRRAARHVVSAIIVPEKTGEFDYLPFFYSRVFTLSWQFYGDNAGEVVHFGDFSGNTFGAYWMNKGHLVGSFLEGGTKEQYEALAQATRLKPKIEDLAELESQGLEYAFNVIQKPPSPRPAEVGGGSTLVLDKPLHVWHATTGVIVAASVAAFAYWYGRKRKRW
- the LOC125212907 gene encoding monodehydroascorbate reductase 4, peroxisomal isoform X2, which translates into the protein MGRAFVYVIIGGGVAAGYAAHEFVQAGVSSGELCIISEEPVAPYERPALSKGYLLPEAPARLPSFHCCVGTNGERLAPKWYNENGIELILGTRVKSADVRRKTLLTATGETISYKYLIVATGARALKLEEFGVNTLDAPNVCYLRDVADADRLVDVMQSRSGGQAVVIGGGYIGMECAASLVINNLNVTMVFPEAQCMARLFTPKIAAFYEEFYQSKGVKFVKGTVLTSFDFNSDGKVCAVNLRDGSKLPADMVVVGIGIRPNTSLFEGQLTMEKGGIKVNGKMQSSNSSVYAIGDVAAFPVKIVGETRRLEHVDSSRRAARHVVSAIIVPEKTGEFDYLPFFYSRVFTLSWQFYGDNAGEVVHFGDFSGNTFGAYWMNKGHLVGSFLEGGTKEQYEALAQATRLKPKIEDLAELESQGLEYAFNVIQKPPSPRPAEVGGGSTLVLDKPLHVWHATTGVIVAASVAAFAYWYGRKRKRW
- the LOC125212908 gene encoding uncharacterized protein LOC125212908, which codes for MVSSRSRSRSRSSAAAVILVSRRSVNGDRAAEPNDGDGEVDPPPAVAVPTHAENIAKATEKVAEARAALEAAKVANDPAITCASETTTFTAGAVAIMLLTANLDVIQRKVPIAAHCALAEKRVRDAAFGVHVGVTAARDKIDEARAAANAASNALDGIFNVDASPDPHLAAYLGIAFDPTVIDPSPAEVEEGSLIAQSVEDIEKDAEDLTRDVNDLNNMVAINVNMATLAADTALTIAATSIAATAAVRITHAPIRAHDGVVEARNAVVQNLGTSEVFRAVMAYAAAVATAEAADEEIG